From one Perca flavescens isolate YP-PL-M2 chromosome 19, PFLA_1.0, whole genome shotgun sequence genomic stretch:
- the khnyn gene encoding protein KHNYN, giving the protein MDGERSDGGGEGEPEVDDEFACAGMLRGSLTSLHATVERIFSVTFGIGADDLSHGNNGQIWLKLRGQSNNVKAAKLFVKGLVNQEEQQEVSFPGVLHCIFCGARGLFMDCLTKTTSAHIVVGSTGCLLISGLAEPVVRAYSLIADLVERYEGTQSRRSDAGDRGLGESLESRRAFKTLVEKWEDKHILDLLVLPGSVKEILLDLVKESGLGSSLSPLLTDGNPPARTREDSEGRWDKPSAITYTLPEPLRTADRWIEGMTAGSGKDSADSFFQFLSTSAGAQGRAEGAEERLMHAPQELGEEEQLEQVATLGTKVKEGQGEEEEQELQLSVGNKEFWLLLKFFTAMGYTEDVVKRVLARTGPKEASQILDVVQQEQDLNDRKQRKENPEGVALNQSENNRPCETEHREDKEMEVGGDEVISNNAEVGNICEGEEDGTTASTRHFKGKGSAEVKEEKEERQEEDFVLGVVKKAAASCGYMEQKVANVYNRLPDGSTHQLLLELQREGSKEMDTFREGPREMDDVVLEKERTRVGPSEDKAREPELFTPAEKRKSDDKGRVDVPNLAVSEYIKFHKLTNSQTPHRVILPEVKGPPRPTYPPTLDPPLTIFQSNKQYGQTTYWPNPSTSKQNHLTLDNILNPKPQPSNSLKQALQAPQSPISTRNDSSPTRAGERQVFVPAVVVTGEQRFLEGLQMPFELRLTDKPGNPSVRTIIIDGSNVAMSHGLGHFFSCRGIALAVQHFWDRGHRHISALLPQWRQKSDPKIKEQHYMAELQKLGLLSYTPSREIQGKRISSYDDRLMLQLAQKTDGVIVTNDNLRDLSDESLVWREIIKKRLLQYTFVGDHFMVPDDPLGRGGPHLDDFLRSGHSTPDPGNHSFAGVATTFPSSKAPRSQTEVLNFRDRTLGGALNAAAGGGSRGKGRGRGKGWDTGHQQRQLGSVVQGSGADRSPEETAGLREQLCHIFPGQDNMVALVLQCHPAETDMNVLSDLILEH; this is encoded by the exons ATGGACGGTGAGAGAAGTGATGGAGGCGGAGAAGGAGAACCGGAGGTGGATGATGAGTTTGCTTGTGCTGGGATGCTGCGGGGATCTCTGACCTCTCTGCACGCCACCGTGGAGCGGATATTCAGTGTGACGTTTGGTATCGGAGCGGATGATTTGTCCCATGGCAACAACGGGCAGATATGGCTGAAACTGCGTGGGCAGAGCAACAATGTCAAAGCTGCAAAA TTATTTGTGAAAGGACTTGTGAaccaggaggagcagcaggaggttTCTTTTCCCGGAGTTCTTCACTGCATCTTCTGTGGAGCCAGAGGGCTGTTCATGGACTGCCTGACAAAAACCACCTCAGCACATATTGTG GTTGGCTCTACAGGATGCCTGCTTATATCAGGCCTCGCAGAGCCGGTGGTGCGAGCCTACTCCCTTATTGCAGACCTGGTGGAGAGGTATGAGGGCACACAGTCCAGACGCTCTGACGCTGGAGACAGAGGCCTGGGCGAGTCTCTTGAGTCACGCCGGGCATTCAAAACTCTGGTGGAGAAATGGGAGGACAAGCACATCCTGGATCTCCTGGTGCTGCCGGGGTCAGTGAAGGAAATCCTGCTGGATTTGGTGAAAGAATCGGGGCTTGGATCAAGTCTCAGCCCGTTGCTGACAGATGGAAATCCACCGGCAAGAACACGTGAGGATTCGGAAGGTAGATGGGACAAACCCTCCGCCATTACGTACACACTTCCTGAACCTTTGAGGACTGCTGATCGGTGGATTGAAGGGATGACTGCAGGCTCGGGGAAAGACTCTGCAGACTCCTTTTTCCAGTTTTTGTCTACGTCTGCGGGAGCCCAAGGGAGGGCAGAGGGTGCTGAGGAAAGACTCATGCATGCTCCACAGGAGTTGGGAGAAGAGGAGCAGCTGGAACAAGTGGCAACGTTAGGTACCAAAGTAAAAGAGGGacagggggaggaggaagaacaGGAGCTGCAGTTATCAGTGGGAAACAAGGAGTTTTGGCTTCTTTTGAAGTTCTTTACAGCCATGGGCTACACTGAGGATGTAGTAAAACGAGTCCTTGCCCGAACGGGTCCTAAAGAGGCCTCGCAGATACTGGACGTGGTTCAACAAGAGCAGGATCTCAATGACCGGAAGCAGAGAAAGGAAAATCCAGAAGGTGTTGCCTTGAATCAAAGCGAGAACAACCGACCATGCGAGACAGAGCACAGAGAAGACAAAGAAATGGAAGTAGGAGGAGATGAGGTGATCAGTAATAATGCAGAGGTGGGAAACATTTGCGAGGGAGAGGAAGATGGAACGACAGCAAGCACGAGACACTTCAAGGGAAAAGGGAGTGCCGaggtgaaagaagaaaaagaagaaagacaagAGGAAGACTTTGTCCTGGGAGTGGTGAAGAAAGCAGCAGCCAGCTGTGGCTACATGGAGCAGAAAGTGGCCAACGTCTACAACAGGTTGCCTGATGGATCCACTCACCAGCTGCTCCTGGAGCTGCAGAGAGAGGGGAGCAAAGAGATGGACACCTTTAGGGAGGGGCCGAGAGAGATGGATGATGTGGtgctggagaaagagagaacaaGAGTTGGACCATCTGAGGACAAAGCAAGAGAACCTGAGCTTTTCACACcagcagaaaagagaaaatccgatgatAAAGGACGGGTCGACGTGCCAAATCTAGCTGTATCTGAGTATATTAAATTCCATAAACTCACAAACTCACAAACTCCACACCGAGTCATCCTTCCTGAAGTCAAAGGACCGCCCAGGCCTACTTATCCCCCAACCCTAGATCCTCCACTCACAATTTTCCAATCCAATAAACAATATGGACAAACCACGTATTGGCCTAACCCGTCCACCTCAAAACAAAATCATCTAACCCTAGACAACATCTTGAACCCAAAGCCCCAGCCTTCTAACTCCTTAAAACAAGCGCTCCAAGCCCCTCAATCCCCCATCTCCACAAGAAACGACTCGTCTCCCACCAGGGCGGGGGAAAGACAGGTTTTTGTGCCCGCGGTAGTGGTGACAGGGGAGCAGCGTTTCCTCGAAGGCCTGCAGATGCCCTTCGAACTTCGGCTAACAGACAAACCTGGCAACCCGAGCGTTAGGACAATCATCATTGACGGGAGCAACGTGGCCATGAG TCACGGGTTGGGTCATTTCTTCTCCTGTCGAGGTATAGCTCTGGCCGTCCAGCACTTTTGGGACCGAGGCCATCGTCACATCAGTGCCCTCCTTCCACAGTGGAGACAGAAGAGTGACCCCAAGATCAAAG AGCAGCACTATATGGCTGAGCTGCAGAAGCTGGGCCTGCTCTCGTACACCCCCTCCAGAGAGATCCAGGGCAAGAGGATCAGCTCGTACGACGACAG ATTAATGCTGCAGCTCGCACAGAAGACAGACGGAGTGATCGTAACTAACGACAACCTGAGAGACCTTTCAGACGAGTCCCTTGTATGGAGGGAGATCATCAAAAAGAG GCTTCTTCAGTACACGTTTGTCGGGGATCACTTCATGGTGCCGGACGACCCTCTGGGCAGAGGAGGGCCTCACCTGGATGACTTCCTACGCTCAGGACACAG TACTCCCGACCCAGGAAACCACTCTTTTGCCGGAGTAGCCACAACTTTCCCTTCCTCCAAAGCTCCACGCTCCCAAACGGAGGTCCTGAACTTCCGCGACCGGACACTGGGTGGAGCTCTGAACGCAGCAGCAGGTGGAGGGAGCCGGGGTAAAGGAAGAGGACGTGGAAAGGGATGGGACACGGGACACCAGCAGAGGCAGCTTGGATCTGTGGTACAAGGTTCCGGTGCAGACAGGAGCCCCGAGGAAACAGCCGGCCTCAGAGAGCAGCTCTGTCACATTTTCCCGGGTCAGGACAACATGGTGGCGCTGGTGCTGCAGTGCCACCCGGCAGAGACGGACATGAATGTGCTGTCTGATCTGATCTTGGAGCATTAG